The Fusobacterium sp. region ATAATGGCAGGAGTGATGGGATTTGTATTTAATGGTAGTGCTCCATTTATAGATTGGGTAGATGGATTCATAAATGGATATATAGGAAAATATGTAAGAGTTCTTGTAGAAGGAACTCCAGATTGGTTAAATTCACTTATAGTAGATGGAATAATAGGAGGAGTAGGAGGAGTTCTAGTATTTGTTCCTGTTATGGTATTTCTTTATTTCTTCCTTGCAATATTAGAAGAAAGTGGATATATGTCAAGAGTAGCATTTTTAATGGATAAAATAATGAGAAAATTAGGATTAAATGGGAAAGCATTTGTTCCTATGGTAGTAGGGTTTGGATGTTCTGTTCCAGCTATCTATGCAACAAGAACGTTAGAAGATGAAAGTTCAAGAAAGATGACAGCAGCAATGGCTCCATTTATGTCATGTGGAGCAAGACTTCCTGTATATGGACTTTTTACAGCAGCTTTCTTTGGAGCTAAAGCAGGAATAATAGTTATGTCTTTGTATGTTTTAGGAATAGTTGTAGCTATTCTTGTTGGACTTGCTCTTAAGAATGTAAAAGGATTTAAAACTGATAATAAAGCTTTATTAATAGAGCTTCCACCATATAGAGTTCCAAGTTTAAAAGTCATTTTGAATTCAACTTGGATGAGAGTATCTGAATATTTAAAAAGAGCAACAACTATAATTATGGGAATTTTGATAATTTTATGGACACTTACATATTTTCCTGGAAAAGGAGATGCCAGTGTATCGTATATAGCTAAATTTGGACATGCATTTGCTCCAATAATGAGACCTACTGGTTTTGGAGATAGATGGGAAACTGTAGCAGCTATTCCACCAAGTATTGCAGCTAAAGAGATAGTAGTAGGATTTATGGCACAGGTACTTCCATTAGAGGATGCTGAAGCTGAAGAGGAAGAAGAAGCAACAACATTTGCAGAAGACACAATTGAGCAAATAAAAGGTTTAGGCGGGGCAATAAAGGATTCAGTAGTTGGAATGCTCAGCTTTGATCTAGAAGGCCTTTTTGTAACTCCTGATGAAGAAGAAATAGAAGAAGAAGGAAGAGGAATTGTACAGGCTACAGCAAATTTATGGCCAAATGATAACTTAGCTCCATTAAGAGCATATTCATTCATGGCATTCATTCTTCTTGTAGTACCATGTGTAGCAACTCTAGCAGCAATAAAACAGGAATTTGGATGGAGATATTTAGGATTTGTAGTATCAATAATGCTTATAGTACCATATGTTGTTTCAATATTGATGTTCCAAGTAGGAAGATTGTTTTTTTAATTAATTCTTTTGGGAAAGGTTTATTTTCAAAAAGAAGGAGATGAAGATAAATGAAAACTATCATATTGATAATAATAGTAGCAATTATAATTTTTTATTCTCTTAAAAGCGTTTATAAAATGCTAAAAGGAGAAAGTGGATGTGGTTGCGGCAGTTCAGGATGTAAGGGAAAAGGTTGTGGAACTGATGGAAAATGTAGTGGTCATGAACATAAATAAAAATTAAAGAAAGTATAAAATATAAGCAGGTTTGAATA contains the following coding sequences:
- a CDS encoding FeoB-associated Cys-rich membrane protein, with protein sequence MKTIILIIIVAIIIFYSLKSVYKMLKGESGCGCGSSGCKGKGCGTDGKCSGHEHK
- the feoB gene encoding ferrous iron transport protein B is translated as MIKLAFTGNPNVGKSALINAIAGSKLKVGNWPGVTVEKKEAIFNYKGEEIRLVDLPGVYSLSPYTLEEKITRDFILDEDPDVVINVIDSTNLERNLYLTYLIKELEKPTIIALNFYDEFTKLNYKLNLEEFQELIELKAVPVSALKGTGIEDLLDSIIELAAEKGKIKKYSLPFDDGIMNAVRDIEKKITLDEKFKNILKEFPAEYLAIKLIERDSHLIEKLKNRYDINLSGVFEEEIVKMEEKYDNDSETILAEGRYGAVNGILARTFTTSIKSRLDFTDKVDKILLNKVFGLPLFLLIMAGVMGFVFNGSAPFIDWVDGFINGYIGKYVRVLVEGTPDWLNSLIVDGIIGGVGGVLVFVPVMVFLYFFLAILEESGYMSRVAFLMDKIMRKLGLNGKAFVPMVVGFGCSVPAIYATRTLEDESSRKMTAAMAPFMSCGARLPVYGLFTAAFFGAKAGIIVMSLYVLGIVVAILVGLALKNVKGFKTDNKALLIELPPYRVPSLKVILNSTWMRVSEYLKRATTIIMGILIILWTLTYFPGKGDASVSYIAKFGHAFAPIMRPTGFGDRWETVAAIPPSIAAKEIVVGFMAQVLPLEDAEAEEEEEATTFAEDTIEQIKGLGGAIKDSVVGMLSFDLEGLFVTPDEEEIEEEGRGIVQATANLWPNDNLAPLRAYSFMAFILLVVPCVATLAAIKQEFGWRYLGFVVSIMLIVPYVVSILMFQVGRLFF